The Saccharomonospora cyanea NA-134 genome includes a region encoding these proteins:
- a CDS encoding ABC transporter ATP-binding protein — protein MKHNHAVDLRSVTKTYGSVTALDDVTVGFETGSFTAVMGPSGSGKSTLLHCAAGLDRPNSGTVTLDGADLGTMSERELTLLRRNTVGFVFQSFNLLPALTAEQNVELPFRLAGRRPDRREIRRALLDVGLEGRERHLPGQLSGGQQQRVAIARALVTRPSVLFADEPTGALDSTTSRQVLSLLRGLVAAHGQTIIMVTHDPVAASFADRVLFFADGRPTGVLDHPTPDAVAARMSRLEAAPC, from the coding sequence ATGAAACACAACCACGCGGTCGACCTGCGGTCGGTGACGAAGACCTACGGTTCGGTGACCGCACTCGACGACGTCACGGTGGGGTTCGAGACGGGGAGCTTCACCGCGGTCATGGGCCCGTCAGGCTCGGGCAAGTCCACACTGCTCCACTGCGCGGCCGGCCTCGACCGCCCTAACAGCGGCACGGTGACGTTGGACGGGGCGGACCTCGGCACGATGAGCGAGCGGGAACTCACGCTGCTTCGCCGGAACACCGTCGGCTTCGTGTTCCAGTCGTTCAACCTGCTGCCCGCGCTCACCGCCGAGCAGAACGTGGAGCTGCCGTTCCGGCTCGCGGGCCGCCGTCCGGACCGGCGGGAGATCCGGCGGGCACTGCTCGACGTCGGCCTCGAAGGCCGGGAACGTCACCTGCCCGGCCAGCTCTCCGGCGGTCAACAGCAACGGGTCGCCATCGCGCGGGCTCTCGTGACCCGGCCCTCCGTGCTGTTCGCCGACGAACCGACGGGCGCGCTCGACTCCACGACGAGCAGGCAGGTCCTGTCGCTGCTGCGCGGATTGGTCGCCGCGCACGGCCAGACCATCATCATGGTGACCCACGACCCCGTGGCGGCGTCCTTCGCCGACCGGGTGCTGTTCTTCGCCGACGGCAGACCCACCGGTGTGCTCGACCACCCGACGCCCGACGCCGTGGCCGCGCGCATGTCGAGGCTGGAGGCGGCGCCGTGCTGA
- a CDS encoding FtsX-like permease family protein, whose translation MLRLLLRLVRSRAAGLLATIPALALGVALVTATGLVLAATLDTPAREPQRYAAAPVVVVPHDELRVTTPHGERVATLTDPPGLGTGLRDLLAEVGAVVEDRTFDVGDGVVGHPWSAAAFTPYRLTAGNAPRTDSDVVVTQGIAELGGTLRVGAAEYTVTGVVPARSFERAAFFTDAEARRLSPRLDALVVHADPTVVTREVGDAATVVAGPERRSLDPDVDRDAEALISANALVGTASGIAVFVAAFLVASSFAYTVSQRRREFALLRVAGATPRQVRTVVLAEALVVGCLGSVLGCLAGRAVSPALTSWLVDRGLAPHWFQLGGSGLADWPLVLAGGTGLVMAQLGAWAASRRAASVHPAEALRESATERRAMPLSRWLLGAGLLATGVAMGVAPLVSDPGSALKSKHYVPMVMVLLMAVAVLAPALVSPLARLLVAPLSRSRGAVGLVAGASAAGFARRTATTATPVLLTVGLAAGLLGSATSVEHARADEVRDRLGADYVVTSDGGRDVPDGALQRLRDTASVEVAAMADTTLYDVEDGTALLKRTATAVDPSALRQGLLHLPVEEGSLADLTDDTVVVDTEWRRAVGDEVDVWRADGTSARLRVVAVISTGAGGNGAFVTRAHVRGGEAHRLLVRTERTRDDLTGVLSGLGVSVSPVAEWSASSAEGGSDVRELGMWAVLGLALVYTGLSVSSTLISSTRLRGEEFRTLRLSGATNGQLLRVVATDALSVVALGTGLAAVTTATVLTGLGAALTRLGAPVAVSLPWPVLAAVTGACGLVAVLSAVVPAAAMLRKPSRASKQHDYLQ comes from the coding sequence GTGCTGAGACTGTTGCTCAGGCTCGTTCGTTCCCGCGCGGCCGGACTGCTCGCGACCATCCCCGCACTGGCGTTGGGCGTCGCCCTGGTCACCGCGACGGGCCTGGTTCTGGCCGCGACACTCGACACTCCGGCCCGGGAACCACAGCGTTACGCCGCCGCCCCCGTCGTGGTCGTACCCCACGACGAGTTGCGCGTCACCACCCCGCACGGCGAACGCGTGGCGACGCTGACCGACCCGCCCGGCCTCGGCACCGGGCTGCGCGACCTGCTCGCCGAGGTCGGTGCCGTGGTGGAGGACCGGACCTTCGACGTCGGTGACGGAGTGGTGGGACATCCGTGGTCGGCCGCGGCGTTCACGCCGTATCGCCTCACCGCCGGGAACGCCCCGCGTACGGACTCCGACGTCGTGGTGACGCAAGGGATCGCCGAACTCGGCGGCACGCTGAGAGTCGGCGCCGCGGAGTACACCGTCACCGGTGTCGTACCGGCGAGGTCGTTCGAGCGGGCGGCCTTCTTCACCGACGCCGAAGCCCGCAGGCTCTCGCCCCGGCTCGACGCTCTGGTGGTCCACGCGGACCCCACGGTGGTGACCCGCGAGGTGGGTGACGCCGCGACAGTGGTCGCCGGACCCGAACGCCGATCGCTCGATCCCGACGTCGACCGGGACGCCGAGGCACTGATCAGCGCCAACGCACTCGTCGGCACGGCGAGCGGCATCGCGGTCTTCGTCGCCGCGTTCCTGGTCGCGTCCTCCTTCGCCTACACGGTGTCGCAGCGCCGTCGGGAGTTCGCGCTCCTGCGCGTCGCCGGGGCCACTCCGCGGCAGGTCCGGACAGTCGTCCTCGCCGAGGCCCTCGTCGTCGGCTGCCTCGGCTCGGTGCTGGGGTGTCTCGCGGGCCGGGCCGTCAGCCCCGCGCTCACGTCCTGGCTGGTCGACCGAGGTCTCGCCCCCCACTGGTTCCAGCTGGGTGGTAGCGGGCTGGCTGACTGGCCGCTCGTTCTCGCCGGTGGCACGGGACTGGTGATGGCTCAACTCGGCGCATGGGCCGCCTCCCGGCGAGCGGCCTCCGTGCACCCGGCAGAGGCGTTGCGCGAGTCCGCCACCGAGCGGCGCGCCATGCCGTTGTCACGGTGGCTGCTGGGCGCAGGCCTGCTCGCGACGGGTGTGGCGATGGGCGTGGCTCCGCTGGTGTCCGATCCCGGCTCGGCGTTGAAGAGCAAACACTACGTGCCGATGGTCATGGTGCTTCTCATGGCGGTGGCGGTACTCGCGCCGGCACTGGTGTCGCCGCTGGCCCGGTTGCTCGTCGCTCCGCTGTCCCGGTCGCGCGGTGCGGTGGGCCTCGTGGCCGGAGCCAGCGCCGCCGGCTTCGCCCGGAGGACGGCGACCACGGCCACTCCCGTGTTGCTCACCGTCGGGCTCGCGGCCGGACTGCTGGGCAGCGCGACGAGCGTGGAACACGCGAGAGCCGACGAGGTGCGCGACCGGCTGGGCGCCGACTACGTGGTGACGTCCGACGGTGGGCGGGACGTACCGGACGGCGCACTGCAGCGGCTTCGGGACACGGCGAGCGTCGAGGTCGCGGCGATGGCGGACACGACGCTGTACGACGTGGAGGACGGCACGGCGCTGCTGAAGCGGACGGCGACAGCCGTCGATCCGTCGGCGTTGCGACAGGGGCTCCTCCACCTGCCGGTCGAGGAGGGATCACTCGCCGACCTCACCGACGACACCGTCGTGGTGGACACCGAATGGCGGCGGGCCGTCGGCGACGAGGTCGACGTGTGGCGCGCCGACGGCACCTCGGCCCGGCTGCGGGTGGTGGCGGTGATCAGCACCGGCGCCGGGGGCAACGGGGCGTTCGTCACCCGCGCCCACGTGCGCGGCGGGGAAGCGCACCGGTTGCTCGTGCGGACGGAACGCACCCGCGACGATCTCACCGGGGTGTTGTCCGGGCTCGGGGTCAGCGTGTCACCTGTGGCGGAGTGGTCGGCGTCTTCGGCGGAAGGCGGATCGGACGTGCGCGAGCTCGGAATGTGGGCCGTCCTGGGACTCGCCCTGGTCTACACGGGACTGTCGGTCAGCAGCACGTTGATCAGCTCGACACGGCTTCGTGGTGAGGAGTTCCGGACACTGCGGCTGTCCGGCGCGACGAACGGGCAGCTCCTGCGCGTGGTGGCGACCGACGCGCTGTCGGTGGTCGCGCTCGGGACCGGTCTGGCCGCGGTCACGACGGCGACCGTCCTCACCGGACTCGGTGCTGCCCTGACGCGGCTCGGCGCGCCCGTGGCCGTCTCCCTGCCGTGGCCCGTCCTCGCAGCCGTGACGGGTGCGTGCGGACTCGTCGCCGTACTGTCAGCGGTCGTTCCGGCAGCCGCCATGTTGCGGAAACCTTCACGTGCCTCCAAGCAACACGACTACCTTCAGTAG
- a CDS encoding endonuclease I family protein gives MRNRTGRLIAGSLAALVVGVGVPASAEAPSDDYYSGTEGLSGEALKDALHDIISDAEQLSYSEIWDGIKATDEDPANPNNVILLYSGESRSKNDNGGNVGDWNREHVWAKSHGDFGTSGPGADLHHLRPTDVQVNSVRGNKDFDNGGGAVDGAPDNYTDDDSFEPRDEVKGDVARMVFYMAVRYEGTDSYPDLELNDQVNNGSAPYHGRLSVLLEWHEADPVDDFERNRNEVVYERFQHNRNPFIDHPEWAAEIWG, from the coding sequence ATGCGTAATCGGACCGGACGTCTGATCGCGGGCTCGCTCGCGGCTCTCGTCGTCGGCGTGGGAGTGCCCGCGTCGGCCGAGGCACCGTCCGACGACTACTACTCCGGAACCGAGGGGCTCAGCGGTGAGGCCCTGAAGGACGCCCTGCACGACATCATCAGCGACGCCGAACAACTGTCCTACAGCGAGATCTGGGACGGGATCAAGGCCACGGACGAGGACCCCGCGAACCCGAACAACGTGATCCTGCTCTACAGCGGCGAGTCCCGGTCGAAGAACGACAACGGCGGCAACGTCGGTGACTGGAACCGGGAACACGTGTGGGCGAAGTCCCACGGAGACTTCGGTACGTCCGGGCCCGGCGCCGACCTGCACCACCTGCGTCCCACCGACGTGCAGGTGAACAGCGTCCGGGGCAACAAGGACTTCGACAACGGCGGTGGCGCCGTCGACGGTGCCCCGGACAACTACACCGACGACGACTCCTTCGAGCCGCGGGACGAGGTCAAGGGCGACGTCGCCCGGATGGTCTTCTACATGGCGGTCCGGTACGAGGGCACCGACAGCTACCCCGACCTGGAACTCAACGACCAGGTCAACAACGGATCAGCGCCGTACCACGGCAGGCTGTCCGTGCTGCTGGAGTGGCACGAGGCCGACCCGGTGGACGACTTCGAGCGCAACCGCAACGAAGTCGTCTACGAGCGGTTCCAGCACAACCGCAACCCGTTCATCGACCACCCGGAGTGGGCGGCCGAGATCTGGGGCTGA
- a CDS encoding glycosyltransferase: protein MRVRGSWIVAGVLGLLFALLLLVAGWATSEIGNDAKPGRSFQSRSEVPNSVNEGGALVHADGDSVVSTAMPPRTLALTFDDGPDPTWTPKVLEVLERHDVPATFFVVGSMAARHPELVRRIHESGSELGVHTFTHPDLALVSPWRVERELHQTQLVIAGAAGVTTRLFRPPYSSGVEAIDNPAYDVVRTAGELGYVSVFSDIDSADWKRPGVEAIVRNSTPPDGRGATVLLHDAGGDRSQTVAALDVLIPRLKEQGYRFTTITDVLGTNRADPASTVDQASGTALAVFVNVALAVVEGLKWLLFAVGALTVLRLLLLVFVARRHAARRHRPRPQWGPPVHDPVSVIVPAYNEAAGIEATVRSAVASNHHVEVIVVDDGSTDGTADLVESLGLSEVRVLRRPNGGKAAALNAGIAAAKYELIVMVDGDTVFEPTTVHELVQPFADPQVGAVSANVKVANRETLLARLQHIEYVIGFNVDRRVHDVLRSMPTVPGAGGAFRRSALLQVGGLSSQTLAEDTDLTISIGRAGWRTVFQENAVTWTEAPTTVRQLWQQRYRWTFGTMQALWKHRRAVVQRGAAGRVGRFGLLHVVLFQIVLPVIAPVIDIFLLYGLLFLDSQTTVLLWLGMLAVQTGVAAYAFHLDGERRTVLWLLPAQQLLYRQLMYVVLVQSLTAAASGVRVRWQHMRRAGSAALPSRVRPAPPPHEAQPTAPQRAARPAVPAPRTPDDSGARKEPAPVAERPRRERWLDVLRAAALGRVMLYHTVGWPWLSMVFPAMGVMFAVGGSLMARSMERQPPVDVVGRRIVRLLPPLWVLAVVMVPLMLVFGWSAATGESWASDTLRWSELILWIFPILDPPHSDWGLGRDAAIVLWYVRAYLWFVLLTPLLLRLYRRRPLLTILTPLALVAADALTGSPLSGMADFGQGLLDFCTFGACWVLGFAHRDGSLARVRFAVLGAVAAVSMSAGLWWAATHPSWGSYDLNEIPLAQALVSAGFVLVALRVSPSMAWLDRVPVLGRLVTVLNARAVTVYLWHNVAIYLAAPIVVWWGDYSRTEHFALAVALTAAAVLAFGWAEDLAARRRVRLLPGAPPKPRHARPLLRR from the coding sequence GTGCGCGTACGGGGATCGTGGATCGTGGCCGGTGTGCTCGGTCTGCTTTTCGCGCTGCTGCTGCTCGTGGCCGGCTGGGCCACGTCCGAGATAGGCAACGACGCGAAGCCCGGGCGGAGCTTCCAGAGTCGGTCGGAGGTACCGAACTCGGTGAACGAGGGTGGAGCCCTCGTTCACGCCGACGGTGACTCGGTGGTGTCCACGGCGATGCCACCGCGCACCCTCGCGTTGACCTTCGACGACGGACCCGACCCGACGTGGACACCGAAGGTGTTGGAGGTGCTCGAACGCCATGACGTGCCCGCGACGTTCTTCGTGGTCGGGTCCATGGCCGCCCGGCACCCCGAGCTCGTGCGGCGGATCCACGAATCCGGCTCCGAGCTCGGCGTACACACGTTCACCCACCCTGATCTCGCGCTGGTCTCGCCCTGGCGGGTGGAACGTGAACTGCACCAGACCCAGCTCGTGATCGCGGGAGCGGCCGGTGTGACGACCCGGTTGTTCCGCCCGCCGTACTCGTCCGGTGTGGAGGCCATCGACAACCCCGCGTACGACGTGGTGCGCACAGCGGGGGAGCTCGGCTACGTCAGCGTGTTCAGCGACATCGACAGTGCCGACTGGAAGCGCCCCGGGGTGGAGGCCATCGTGCGCAACTCCACACCACCCGACGGGCGCGGCGCCACGGTGTTACTACACGACGCCGGGGGCGACCGGTCGCAGACCGTCGCCGCGCTGGACGTGCTCATTCCCCGGCTCAAGGAGCAGGGGTACCGGTTCACCACGATCACGGACGTACTGGGGACCAACCGTGCCGATCCGGCCTCCACCGTGGACCAGGCGTCGGGTACCGCACTGGCCGTCTTCGTCAACGTCGCCCTGGCCGTGGTGGAGGGTCTGAAGTGGCTCCTCTTCGCGGTGGGCGCCCTGACGGTGTTGCGGTTGCTGTTGCTCGTATTCGTGGCACGCAGGCACGCCGCGCGGCGCCACCGGCCCCGACCACAGTGGGGGCCGCCTGTCCACGACCCGGTTTCGGTGATCGTTCCCGCCTACAACGAAGCCGCCGGCATCGAGGCCACGGTGCGGTCGGCGGTCGCCAGCAACCACCACGTCGAGGTGATCGTGGTCGACGACGGGTCGACCGACGGCACAGCCGACCTCGTGGAGAGCCTCGGGTTGTCGGAGGTTCGGGTGCTGCGCAGGCCCAACGGCGGCAAGGCCGCCGCTCTCAACGCGGGCATCGCCGCCGCGAAGTACGAGCTCATCGTCATGGTGGACGGCGACACCGTGTTCGAACCGACCACCGTGCACGAACTCGTGCAGCCGTTCGCCGATCCACAGGTCGGAGCTGTCTCCGCCAACGTCAAGGTCGCCAACCGGGAGACGCTGCTGGCTCGCCTCCAGCACATCGAGTACGTCATCGGTTTCAACGTCGACCGCCGTGTCCACGACGTGTTGCGCTCGATGCCGACCGTGCCGGGTGCGGGTGGTGCCTTCCGGCGTTCGGCACTGCTGCAGGTGGGGGGACTGAGTTCCCAGACGCTCGCGGAGGACACCGACCTCACCATCAGCATCGGCCGGGCGGGTTGGCGCACGGTGTTCCAGGAGAATGCGGTGACGTGGACCGAGGCGCCGACCACCGTCCGACAGCTCTGGCAACAGCGCTACCGGTGGACCTTCGGCACCATGCAGGCGTTGTGGAAGCACCGCCGCGCCGTCGTGCAGCGCGGGGCGGCGGGACGTGTCGGCCGCTTCGGGCTGTTGCACGTGGTGCTCTTCCAGATCGTGCTGCCCGTCATCGCGCCGGTGATCGACATCTTTCTTCTCTACGGTCTGCTGTTCCTCGATTCGCAGACCACCGTGTTGCTGTGGCTGGGCATGCTCGCCGTGCAGACGGGAGTGGCCGCGTACGCGTTCCACCTCGACGGCGAACGCCGGACGGTGCTGTGGTTGCTGCCCGCTCAGCAGCTCCTCTACCGCCAGCTCATGTACGTGGTGCTCGTGCAGTCGCTCACCGCGGCGGCCTCGGGGGTGCGGGTGCGATGGCAGCACATGCGCAGGGCAGGTAGCGCCGCACTGCCGTCCAGGGTGCGACCCGCCCCGCCACCGCACGAGGCTCAACCCACCGCGCCACAGCGCGCGGCGCGACCCGCCGTCCCCGCGCCGAGGACTCCGGACGACAGCGGCGCGCGGAAGGAACCGGCACCTGTGGCGGAACGTCCCCGCCGCGAACGCTGGCTGGACGTGCTCAGGGCCGCGGCGCTGGGCCGGGTGATGCTCTACCACACCGTCGGCTGGCCTTGGCTGAGCATGGTGTTTCCCGCGATGGGCGTCATGTTCGCCGTCGGCGGGTCGCTGATGGCCCGCTCGATGGAGCGGCAACCGCCCGTGGACGTCGTCGGCAGGCGCATCGTGCGGTTGCTGCCGCCGCTGTGGGTGCTGGCCGTGGTGATGGTGCCGCTGATGCTGGTGTTCGGCTGGAGCGCGGCCACCGGGGAGAGCTGGGCGAGCGACACGCTGCGCTGGTCCGAACTCATACTGTGGATCTTCCCGATCCTCGATCCGCCACACAGCGACTGGGGGTTGGGCCGCGACGCGGCGATCGTCCTCTGGTACGTCCGCGCGTACCTGTGGTTCGTGCTGCTGACGCCGTTGCTCCTGCGCCTGTACCGCCGTCGGCCACTGCTGACGATCCTGACACCGCTGGCGCTCGTCGCCGCGGACGCGCTGACGGGATCCCCGCTGTCGGGGATGGCGGACTTCGGTCAGGGCTTGCTGGACTTCTGCACGTTCGGTGCCTGCTGGGTGCTCGGCTTCGCCCACCGTGACGGGTCGCTGGCCCGCGTTCGCTTCGCCGTGCTCGGCGCCGTGGCGGCGGTGTCGATGTCGGCGGGACTGTGGTGGGCGGCGACCCATCCGTCGTGGGGTTCCTACGACCTCAACGAGATCCCGCTGGCACAGGCGCTGGTCAGTGCGGGCTTCGTTCTCGTGGCGCTGCGGGTGTCGCCGTCGATGGCGTGGCTCGATCGCGTTCCCGTACTGGGGCGGCTCGTCACCGTGCTCAACGCCAGGGCGGTCACCGTGTACCTGTGGCACAACGTGGCTATCTACCTGGCGGCGCCGATCGTCGTGTGGTGGGGCGATTACTCGCGAACGGAGCACTTCGCTCTCGCCGTGGCGCTGACGGCGGCGGCGGTGCTCGCGTTCGGCTGGGCCGAGGACCTCGCCGCACGGCGCCGGGTCCGGCTGCTGCCGGGGGCACCGCCGAAACCCCGACACGCCCGGCCACTGCTCCGCCGGTGA
- a CDS encoding glycoside hydrolase family 18 protein, translating to MSFGVLRTPAADTASTAGPTGNGRDLARTGCVVLALLLLGACSAEPVARRVPAAPYVYVGKDLPPLTDIAVSTGVDRFVLSFLLAEDGRCAPAWNGRRPVADPAITAEVDRLRDRGGAVTVASGGARGHYLENECATPEQLATAYGTALTKLGADTLDVDVEQDVPVVRVAEALALVRQRHAVALVVTVPVEDAATGLTPSGLALLRALRERGLDVTVNAMVMNLPARGDWLTTLTTSAERVTDQIQRLWGHDDRADAYARLGITYMAGRNDTGPVTTVANARALREFATDRSVGFLGFWSLNRDNGDCPGLSTASSRCSGLRQRPHAFTRSLAQEPRSTHQQAGGNQP from the coding sequence GTGTCTTTCGGGGTTCTCCGGACGCCCGCCGCCGACACCGCTTCGACTGCAGGCCCCACGGGAAACGGTCGCGACCTGGCCCGGACGGGCTGTGTCGTGCTCGCCCTGCTGCTCCTGGGAGCGTGCTCGGCCGAGCCGGTCGCCCGACGGGTTCCCGCCGCCCCGTACGTCTACGTTGGAAAAGACCTTCCACCGCTGACGGACATCGCCGTCTCCACGGGGGTCGACCGGTTCGTGCTGTCGTTCCTCCTCGCGGAGGACGGACGTTGCGCGCCCGCGTGGAACGGTCGACGCCCGGTGGCCGACCCCGCCATCACCGCGGAGGTGGATCGGCTGCGCGACAGAGGTGGTGCGGTGACGGTCGCTTCGGGAGGCGCCCGCGGGCACTACCTCGAGAACGAGTGCGCCACGCCCGAACAGCTCGCCACCGCCTACGGCACCGCTCTGACGAAACTGGGGGCCGACACCCTCGACGTCGATGTCGAACAGGACGTACCGGTCGTTCGGGTCGCGGAGGCGCTCGCACTCGTGCGGCAACGGCACGCCGTCGCGCTCGTCGTCACCGTCCCGGTCGAGGACGCGGCGACGGGCCTCACCCCCTCGGGACTAGCCCTGCTGCGGGCACTGCGGGAGCGGGGGCTGGACGTGACGGTGAACGCGATGGTGATGAACCTGCCCGCACGCGGTGACTGGCTCACCACCCTGACCACCTCGGCCGAGCGGGTCACCGACCAGATCCAGCGGCTCTGGGGACACGACGACCGGGCCGACGCGTACGCGCGTCTCGGCATCACGTACATGGCCGGGCGCAACGACACCGGACCCGTCACGACGGTCGCGAACGCGCGAGCGTTGCGTGAGTTCGCCACCGACCGTTCCGTGGGGTTCCTCGGCTTCTGGTCGCTCAACCGTGACAACGGCGACTGTCCCGGACTCAGCACCGCGTCCAGCCGGTGCAGCGGCCTTCGGCAACGTCCACACGCCTTCACCCGGTCGCTGGCGCAGGAGCCGCGATCGACTCACCAGCAAGCAGGAGGGAACCAACCGTGA
- a CDS encoding DUF4383 domain-containing protein, with amino-acid sequence MSYSSAQPWRATAGMRSRPALQTAAGVVGAVFLLVGILGFIPGVTTNYGEMQFAGHESEAMLFGVFQVSILHNIVHLLFGIAGLAMMRTASAARAFLIGGGLIYLALWIYGLIVGNESAANFVPLNTADDWLHLGLAIGMIGLGLLLGAGGRQQAETSR; translated from the coding sequence ATGAGTTACTCGTCCGCGCAGCCCTGGCGTGCCACGGCGGGCATGCGTTCGCGTCCGGCGCTGCAGACGGCCGCGGGTGTGGTCGGCGCGGTGTTCTTGCTGGTCGGAATCCTGGGATTCATTCCCGGTGTCACGACCAACTACGGCGAAATGCAGTTCGCCGGGCACGAATCCGAAGCCATGCTGTTCGGCGTGTTCCAGGTGTCGATCCTGCACAACATCGTGCACCTGCTGTTCGGTATCGCCGGGCTCGCCATGATGCGTACGGCGAGCGCTGCTCGCGCGTTCCTCATCGGCGGTGGCCTGATCTACCTCGCGTTGTGGATCTACGGCTTGATCGTCGGCAACGAGTCCGCCGCGAACTTCGTGCCTCTCAACACCGCTGACGACTGGCTTCACCTGGGTCTGGCGATCGGCATGATCGGGCTGGGCTTGCTGCTGGGAGCGGGAGGTCGCCAACAGGCCGAAACGTCGCGCTGA
- a CDS encoding glutathione-independent formaldehyde dehydrogenase, producing MKAVVYRGPNEIQVEQVEDPRIEQPTDVIIRVTTTAICGSDLHMYEGRTVAEPGIVFGHENMGVVEEVGSGVASVKKGDRVVLPFNIACGFCRNCLAGKTGFCLTANPGFAGSAYGYVGMGPYKGGQAEYLRVPFADFNCLQLPRGEEHEDDFAMLADIFPTGYHSTEMAGVSPGDTVAVYGAGPVGLMAAYSSILRGASKVFVVDRVANRLRVAEEIGAIPIDFTKGSAPEQIVDQTDGGVDRGLDAVGYQATVPEGEEQPAVVLNDLIETVRPTGSLGVVGLYLPKDPGGPTEDARNGRLLINIGRFFEKGLRMGTGQANVKAYNRQLRDLIIAGRAEPSFVVSQRRPLDEAADAYARFDRREEGYTKVVLKP from the coding sequence ATGAAGGCCGTGGTGTACCGGGGTCCCAACGAAATCCAGGTCGAGCAGGTGGAGGACCCCAGGATCGAGCAGCCGACCGACGTGATCATACGGGTCACCACGACGGCGATCTGCGGGTCCGACCTCCACATGTACGAAGGCCGCACGGTGGCCGAGCCCGGCATCGTGTTCGGTCACGAGAACATGGGCGTGGTCGAGGAGGTCGGCTCCGGCGTCGCGAGTGTGAAGAAGGGCGACCGCGTCGTCCTGCCGTTCAACATCGCGTGTGGTTTCTGCCGTAACTGCCTCGCGGGCAAGACGGGGTTCTGCCTGACCGCGAACCCGGGGTTCGCGGGAAGTGCGTACGGCTATGTCGGCATGGGCCCGTACAAGGGCGGCCAGGCCGAGTACCTGAGGGTGCCGTTCGCGGACTTCAACTGCCTGCAACTGCCACGCGGTGAAGAGCACGAGGACGACTTCGCCATGCTGGCCGACATCTTCCCCACCGGCTATCACTCGACGGAGATGGCCGGGGTCTCCCCGGGCGACACCGTCGCCGTGTACGGGGCGGGGCCGGTCGGGCTCATGGCCGCGTACTCCTCGATCCTCCGGGGTGCCTCGAAGGTGTTCGTGGTCGACCGGGTGGCCAACCGGCTGCGGGTCGCCGAGGAGATCGGCGCGATCCCGATCGACTTCACCAAGGGCAGCGCACCCGAACAGATCGTGGACCAGACGGACGGTGGGGTCGACCGCGGTCTCGACGCGGTGGGCTACCAGGCCACGGTGCCCGAGGGTGAGGAGCAGCCCGCCGTGGTGTTGAACGACCTCATCGAGACGGTGCGGCCGACGGGTTCGCTGGGTGTCGTGGGGCTCTACCTGCCGAAGGACCCCGGAGGCCCGACGGAGGACGCCCGCAACGGAAGGCTGCTCATCAACATCGGTCGCTTCTTCGAGAAGGGGCTGAGGATGGGCACCGGTCAGGCGAACGTCAAGGCGTACAACCGGCAGCTCCGTGACCTCATCATCGCGGGACGGGCGGAACCGAGCTTCGTGGTCTCGCAGCGCCGCCCCCTCGACGAGGCCGCCGATGCCTATGCCCGGTTCGACCGGCGCGAGGAGGGCTACACGAAGGTGGTGCTCAAGCCCTGA